GTTACTTCAAGTATTCTATCCCTTATCTCTCCGGCAAGCGCGTTCAATTCATCTATAGTCAATCCCTTGATATCGAACGGAGAATTTATTTTATCAAGAATCTTCATTTATTCCTCATCACCAAATGATCTGTAAACAGCGAAAGCGTATTCCATTTTTCCCCCAGATTCGAGAATATTCTTTTTGCACGTCTGGCATAACCTTTGGCCATTCTTTCGGAATATTCAAGACCGTATACAGAAGGGTACGTAAGCTTATTGTCTTCTGAATCCTTGCCGGGCGTTTTGCCCAAATCCTTTAATGAACTTCTAACGTCGAGAATGTCATCCATAATCTGAAAACCCATACCGGCAAGAACCCCAGCTCGATGGAGTTCCGAAAGCGTGGCTTCTTCGGCACGCCCGAGAATCGCTCCAATGCGTATTGAGAAAGAGATAAATAAGGCCGTCTTCCGCATATGAATATGACGCAGGAATTTTGCATTCGCTTCTCCCCCGTAAAGGTCGTCCGCTTGCCCAAGGGTAACACCAGAAGAACCGAGTATCTCAGTGAATTCTTTAAGCGCTCTAACTACATACTTACACGGAGCCCCTGAATGACAGACGAGTCCTAATCCATCTATCATCAGACCGTCACCTGCAAGAATAGCCATGCCCTCGCCGAACTTCTTATGGTTAGACAGCTTGCCTCTGCGGTAGTCATCATTATCCATAGCAGGAAGATCGTCGTGAATCAAGGTAAACGTGTGCACGTACTCAAGAGCGCATGCAGCAGGCATGATTTCTTCGTAAGCCAGGCCTCCTGCCGCTTCATAAGCCAGTATTGCAAGTATGGGGCGCAGTCTCTTGCCGCCTGCAAGAAGACTGTATCGCATGGCTTCGGTCAAAAAACTATTTTCTTGTGGTAATTGGGGTAAATAGTCTGGTAAAGCCGCCTCAATGAGTCGACGTTTTTCATCAATCAAAGCGACTAAATCCATTAATATATCCTCTCCTTATCCCCTGTTGATTCAAAAGAATTCATCATCTACAAGCAGGATACTATAAGACTCTCCTTTCCGCCGCTTGCACGACATTCGACAGCAGCATCGCAACTGTCATTGGCCCGACACCGCCGGGCACAGGCGTTATCGCGTAAACTTTATCTGAAATCAGCTCAAAGTCAACGTCTCCAACTATCTTCCAGCCCGAGGCGGTCTCCTCGGCGTTGATGCCTGCATCAATTACGACTTGGTTTTCGTGAACAAGATTCAAATCCACAAATCGAGCCTTGCCTATTGCGGCGACAAGGATATCGGCTTTTTTGGTGTATTGAGCCAAATCTCCGGAGCGTGAATGACAAACAGTAACCGTGGCATCGCAACCTTTGCTCATAAGAATCTGCGCCAGGGGCCAGCCCACTGCCTTGCCCCGGCCTGCGATTACTACGTGTTTACCTGCAAAAGGTATTTCGTATGCCTTGAGGAGTTCGGTTATTCCAGCTGGTGTTGCCGGAAGAAACGATGATTTGCCGAAAGCAAGGCGTCCGCGATTAGATGGGTTAAGGCAGTCAACATCCTTCGTAAGCTCTATTGCGCCCAAGATGCGCTCCTCATCAACGCCCTTTGGAAGGGGCAAGGTCACGATTATGGCGTGGACGGTATCGTCTTCATTGAGATTGAAAAGAGTGTCCAGAATCTCCGGTTCCTGGACACTGGCGTCTAGATTGATGGTCTTCGGAACGATGCCGATCCGCTCGCAGGCTTTCTTTTGTGAACGCTGATAGGAGAGCGAAGCTTCATCCGCACCTGCTGATAAAAAAGCAAGCGAAGGATTAATCTCATGCTCCTCGTAGAGGCTTTTTATTCTTGAAGAAAGAGATTCCTCCCTTTCCCTGGCTACCTTTTTGCCGTCAATAATCATCGCCACTAATAAATTCTAGCGATTATGAGGCTTATGTCAATGGGGCGTTCCATCGGGCCGACCTAAAGGTCGGCCCCTACGGTTTTGGATCAATTTAATGAGTTCTTCTGCATGACCTAAATAACCATCATTTTTAAGCCAATAAAAATCTTCATCTGCAGAAAAAATAAAACGGTGTGCGTATACTGCTGCCTCTAAAAAATTAATCACACCAACAAGTTCCTTGCTTATAGGACTCATAAAATGTTTTTCAAACGATCCGATCAATACAGCCTTTTTCGTTAAAGGAATTGAAACAGCCGTATTAATATGAGCTAACCCCGGAGGTTTGTTTGAAGGATTAGGAATTGTCCAATCAACCACTAAAGGATAATCTGAGCATATTAAATGACTTTCTTGGGTTTCGCAAAATGACCATTCTCTTTCCCATAGAATTTCAAATAGAGGTTTCAGCCTATCGCTCATTGTCTTTAAGTAGGCTTCTCGTTGTACCTTAATCGTGTATTTGCTTTCATCGAAAACTACCTCACGCATTTGCTCTTTACTGAAGTCTTTTCCTTCCTCACCCAATGCCCTATTTCTGAAAATTTGCCACCTCTCTTCTGACTGAGTCACTACATTTGTTATCGCTCTTATAATTTGTTTGGTCAACTCCTCGTTTTGCTTTTGAGACCACGGCGTTCTGATTTTAAATGCCGCAATGAACTGCATCAAGTAGGAATACTCGTCGGTATCTTTTGATGGAATCGTTTTGGTCTGTAAAATGCTTTCAATTATTTTGGATGCTTTATTATCCAGTTTTTGAAAAGTCTCTGTCTCAAGAAAATCTTCGTGTTCGGTTACCCCCTCCCAACGATACAAATCCTTCTCGCAAGCAACATTTTCTGTAGTAGTTGTAAATTTCTTACCCGTATCCAAGTCAAAAACCCATAACTTATCCTCTTTCTTCCCGGATGGCGTAAACCCTGCTAAATAGAATTGAGGTAAATAATGGTGGCGACGCGCCTGTTTCCTTTTTCCTTCTTCTGCCATACCCTTTCTCCCCCCTTATGGAGTAATAAAGACCCTTACCGAGTCTATGGCGATGCCTGAAAAAACACCGTAGCAGGTGTCGCCGTCCTGGGTTGCAAGATTAGCCTTGCCGCCGCTAAGACCGAACTTAACGTAATTTGCATATTCGGTTCCGTATGCGTTTATACGAATGACGTACTCCCGGTTGTAAACCCATGGAATTGCGGCACGTTCCTGGAAGAATGCGTAGCTTGTATCGATTGTGAAAGATGGAATGAAAAGAAACGGTGGAAAAGAATCGTACATCGAAGTATCGACATTCGGCACGCATTGAAGAGTGTAAAGCCCGACGTTTAAACAGTTGTTCCACGTAATGAGATGAGGATTGGCTAGCTCATTTGCTATGGAGAGGGTGTCTTCATCCTTAGGCCAGGAAAGGCTTATTTGCGACGGCATCTTCGTCTCACCCGTTACAGTATCTCCCCAGGGAAGTGAAACTTCCAATTTGTAGAGGGTCGTATCGTTTAACTTGGGATGTAACAACGCGTAATAGTGTCCTTCAGTGTATTTTCTCCAGTAATTCGAATCGGGATCAAAGAAACTATCAACGAATACATAACTGGAATTACCCGGTATGATTCTCACTAATGCATCCCTAACGCCCCACACATTTACGGTATCCTTGATATCCCAGCTTCTATCAACCCTTATCCGTTGGCTGTATGAAACATTTGGGGAATCGTTATCAATCTTCATTAACGCGAATATATCCGGTTCAGGTTCAAACTTCTGGACAATCTGTCCCTCGCACCCAAGGATCAGGACGACAAATGGGACTAGTAGCAACATTTTTTTCATTAAAACCTCGCTTCCAGGCCTACCGAAGGAAAGATAGGTATCATATTAACCGCTTGTTGAACCGGAGGTTCGGAATCCATATCATAATAATAAAGCATAACGTTCTTCTGATTATATACATTTATAACGTCTGCGCGAGCAGTAAGAGACCCCCATTTAAATTGCCAGGTTTTTGATGCACCTATATCTAAGCGATGGTATGCAGGAAACCGCAGAGTGTTTCTATCGGACTCTATTGTAAACCAATTGTATACCCACTTTTGGTAAAATGGGTCCCAGTAATATATCCTCACTCTTCCAAGCGTTCCGGCATAGGGCATGCCGGTTGCGAACGTCCACTTTGCACTAACGTTCCACTTGCTTCCGAGATCGTAGTTGGCGACTATATTGAAGCTGTGGCGGCGATCGAAGGATGTGTAGAACTCAAGAGTGTCGGATATAAAGCGGCTGAACCCGAGCGAGTACGATATCCAGCCCGTAAGCTTTCCCGTAAGCTTTTCGACGCTGAAATCGGCTCCGTACGAACGACCTTTCCCCGCCTCAAACATGCTTTCGTCAACGTCTTTGATGTTTATAGCCGTCTCGTTGAAAGCAAGCAAGTAAGGGTAGTATTTATAATAAGGCTCGAACCTGATTCTAGAACCGTCCTTGAACATGTGTTCGTAGCCGGCGATAAAGTGGATGGATTGCTGAGGTTCATACCTTCCGAATACGGGTATCCAGAAATTCGTAGGAATACGGCCGCCCTGCGGGAGAATCATCGCGATATTCTGATGGTAGTTACCAAGTGAGAGATTAACTGCGTCATCCGCGGTCAGAAAATATTTTGCCGAGAGCCGGAGTTCGGGTTCGGGATCGAGTCTAATCAAAGTATCCACACCAAGAACTTCATCGGTAATAGAATCCTTGAGCGTGTCCGGGTAAAGCGCATAATACATGGAGAACCTTGTGCCTGCTTCAAAAAGAAAGAGCGGCGAGGGCTTCCAGCGCCAGGTAACATAACCCGCACCGTATAGAGGCCTGCCGTCAATGTTGTATACGGCAAAAGGATCGGCATCTGTTTTATAGATAAATTTATATGCGCTTGCCTCAGCCCCGAATTCAAAAG
Above is a genomic segment from bacterium containing:
- a CDS encoding polyprenyl synthetase family protein, producing MRYSLLAGGKRLRPILAILAYEAAGGLAYEEIMPAACALEYVHTFTLIHDDLPAMDNDDYRRGKLSNHKKFGEGMAILAGDGLMIDGLGLVCHSGAPCKYVVRALKEFTEILGSSGVTLGQADDLYGGEANAKFLRHIHMRKTALFISFSIRIGAILGRAEEATLSELHRAGVLAGMGFQIMDDILDVRSSLKDLGKTPGKDSEDNKLTYPSVYGLEYSERMAKGYARRAKRIFSNLGEKWNTLSLFTDHLVMRNK
- a CDS encoding bifunctional 5,10-methylenetetrahydrofolate dehydrogenase/5,10-methenyltetrahydrofolate cyclohydrolase; the encoded protein is MAMIIDGKKVAREREESLSSRIKSLYEEHEINPSLAFLSAGADEASLSYQRSQKKACERIGIVPKTINLDASVQEPEILDTLFNLNEDDTVHAIIVTLPLPKGVDEERILGAIELTKDVDCLNPSNRGRLAFGKSSFLPATPAGITELLKAYEIPFAGKHVVIAGRGKAVGWPLAQILMSKGCDATVTVCHSRSGDLAQYTKKADILVAAIGKARFVDLNLVHENQVVIDAGINAEETASGWKIVGDVDFELISDKVYAITPVPGGVGPMTVAMLLSNVVQAAERRVL
- a CDS encoding DUF4238 domain-containing protein, which encodes MAEEGKRKQARRHHYLPQFYLAGFTPSGKKEDKLWVFDLDTGKKFTTTTENVACEKDLYRWEGVTEHEDFLETETFQKLDNKASKIIESILQTKTIPSKDTDEYSYLMQFIAAFKIRTPWSQKQNEELTKQIIRAITNVVTQSEERWQIFRNRALGEEGKDFSKEQMREVVFDESKYTIKVQREAYLKTMSDRLKPLFEILWEREWSFCETQESHLICSDYPLVVDWTIPNPSNKPPGLAHINTAVSIPLTKKAVLIGSFEKHFMSPISKELVGVINFLEAAVYAHRFIFSADEDFYWLKNDGYLGHAEELIKLIQNRRGRPLGRPDGTPH